From Salinirubrum litoreum, one genomic window encodes:
- a CDS encoding winged helix-turn-helix domain-containing protein, whose protein sequence is MTNDWDLVSYVIRSQYRTAVLRRLVDGPATPSQIAGEADFAIAHVSRALGELREKELVELLVSEDQRKGRVYGITEEGERVWDRMEATDMI, encoded by the coding sequence ATGACGAACGACTGGGATTTAGTAAGCTACGTGATCCGCTCGCAGTATCGAACTGCCGTACTGCGCCGACTCGTCGACGGGCCGGCGACCCCCTCACAGATCGCTGGCGAGGCCGACTTCGCCATCGCACACGTCTCGCGGGCGCTCGGCGAACTCCGAGAGAAGGAGCTCGTCGAGTTGCTCGTCTCCGAAGACCAGCGGAAGGGCCGCGTCTACGGCATCACCGAGGAGGGCGAACGCGTCTGGGACCGCATGGAGGCGACCGACATGATCTAG
- a CDS encoding DUF7344 domain-containing protein — protein sequence MSSRATNPTGSRQLQDDDSGDAGDEQQDAAEQTQAEAEREPVELSLDTIFEILKNQRRRYVLKYLREATGTVQLNELADQVAAWENDKAVGLVSSNERKRVYVGLYQCHLTKMDDSGVIDFDQYRGTIEVRPAIDRLYEYLDFGEETEEEPEPAWDRYYTGIAVGGLALALAGLAIPTVPLGLLGFLLATVLAVAVVGVTAASTLQAQDLSLDAVPAQFVADDEA from the coding sequence ATGTCAAGCCGTGCCACCAACCCCACGGGAAGCCGACAGCTACAGGACGACGACAGTGGAGACGCTGGCGACGAGCAACAGGACGCTGCCGAGCAGACACAGGCCGAGGCCGAGCGTGAACCGGTCGAGTTGTCGCTCGATACGATCTTCGAGATCCTGAAGAACCAGCGCCGCCGCTACGTGCTGAAGTACCTGCGCGAGGCGACCGGGACGGTCCAGCTCAACGAACTGGCCGATCAGGTCGCCGCCTGGGAGAACGACAAGGCGGTCGGACTCGTCTCCTCGAACGAGCGCAAGCGCGTCTACGTCGGCCTCTACCAGTGCCATCTGACAAAGATGGACGACTCGGGCGTCATCGACTTCGATCAGTACCGCGGCACCATCGAGGTGCGCCCGGCCATCGACCGACTCTACGAGTATCTCGACTTCGGCGAGGAGACCGAGGAGGAACCGGAACCGGCCTGGGACCGCTACTACACCGGTATCGCGGTCGGCGGTCTCGCACTGGCGCTCGCCGGGCTGGCGATTCCGACGGTCCCGCTCGGACTGCTGGGCTTCCTGCTCGCGACCGTCCTCGCGGTGGCCGTCGTCGGTGTGACGGCCGCGTCCACGCTCCAGGCACAGGACCTCTCGCTCGACGCCGTTCCCGCACAGTTCGTCGCCGATGACGAGGCGTAA
- a CDS encoding DUF1616 domain-containing protein, with the protein MIRTIVTQVIEMAALRRRAGLLLRAITEFPADLAVVLLYTLVSSVLLARPALTSDAFRTALAVPLLFVVPGYVLLAVLFPRRSRPDPATASPLVASPTSSLPLHARGIDGVERGVLSFGLSLVVVPLLAVTYVLLPVSFTPQTAVAVAGGFVLLCIAVAAIRRAAVPREDRFSLALGHYAERARAGLTETTRLDAGLNVLLAICVVVGLSAVGYAAVNPQDATQYTEVTLLTQSDSGDLVAGNYPDEFVRGEPQPLTVSITNREDARQTYEVVVVVQRVRDEGGSPTILEQRRVDDFSLTADAGETTQVQHAAQSPISGENLRLVYLVYDGTPPDRPTTDNAYRYVHLWIDVSDPA; encoded by the coding sequence ATGATCAGAACTATCGTGACACAGGTCATCGAGATGGCCGCCCTGCGACGCCGTGCCGGACTCCTGCTCCGTGCGATCACGGAGTTCCCGGCCGACCTCGCGGTGGTCCTCCTCTACACGCTGGTCTCGTCGGTGCTCCTCGCCCGCCCGGCCCTGACCAGCGACGCCTTCCGGACCGCGCTGGCGGTCCCCCTGCTGTTCGTCGTCCCCGGCTACGTCCTCCTCGCGGTGCTGTTTCCCAGACGAAGCCGCCCGGACCCCGCGACCGCCTCCCCGCTAGTCGCCAGCCCCACCTCGTCGCTCCCGCTCCACGCCCGCGGTATCGACGGAGTCGAGCGTGGCGTCCTCTCGTTCGGTCTGAGCCTTGTCGTCGTTCCGCTGTTGGCCGTGACCTACGTACTGCTGCCGGTGTCCTTCACCCCGCAGACGGCGGTCGCGGTCGCCGGCGGGTTCGTCCTGCTCTGTATCGCGGTCGCCGCGATCAGGCGTGCGGCGGTCCCGCGCGAGGACCGGTTCTCGCTGGCGCTCGGCCACTACGCCGAGCGTGCCCGTGCCGGACTCACGGAGACGACGAGACTGGACGCGGGGCTGAACGTCCTGCTGGCGATCTGTGTCGTCGTCGGCCTCTCGGCGGTCGGCTACGCCGCCGTGAACCCGCAGGACGCGACACAGTACACGGAGGTCACGCTCCTCACGCAGTCGGACTCGGGCGACCTCGTCGCCGGAAACTACCCCGACGAGTTCGTACGCGGGGAGCCACAGCCCCTGACCGTCTCGATCACGAACCGTGAAGACGCCCGCCAGACCTACGAGGTGGTGGTGGTCGTCCAGCGCGTCCGTGACGAGGGTGGATCGCCGACGATCCTCGAACAGCGACGCGTCGACGACTTCAGTTTGACAGCCGATGCCGGCGAGACCACGCAGGTCCAACACGCCGCCCAGTCACCCATCTCGGGTGAGAACCTGCGGCTGGTCTACCTCGTCTACGACGGGACCCCGCCGGACCGCCCGACGACCGACAACGCCTACCGCTACGTCCACCTCTGGATAGACGTGAGTGATCCCGCATAA
- a CDS encoding metal-dependent hydrolase has translation MWPWEHAAVAYLAYSLSVRAATGRAPREWPVVAVAFGSQFPDLIDKPAEWVFAVLPSTGVAHSVFTAIPLTLVLLAVGYRRGWLQVSTGFSVGYLLHLPGDVYYGVILGNEPSYDTVLWPLVPGDVQSNVDLFALLTRFFDRYAEFILSPAGLPYLLGEVALVGGVIVLWLVDGRPGLGVLRRLLWRMIGRPGRSVRPEDR, from the coding sequence ATGTGGCCGTGGGAACACGCCGCCGTCGCGTATCTCGCCTACTCGCTGAGCGTCCGCGCCGCGACCGGCCGCGCTCCCCGCGAGTGGCCGGTGGTCGCGGTCGCGTTCGGCTCGCAGTTCCCCGACCTGATCGACAAGCCGGCCGAGTGGGTGTTCGCGGTCCTGCCCTCCACGGGTGTCGCGCACAGCGTCTTCACCGCGATTCCGCTGACGCTCGTCCTGCTGGCGGTCGGCTACCGCCGGGGCTGGTTACAGGTCTCGACCGGCTTCTCGGTCGGCTACCTCCTCCACCTGCCGGGTGACGTCTACTACGGGGTGATCCTCGGCAACGAGCCCTCGTACGACACGGTGCTCTGGCCGCTGGTGCCCGGCGACGTGCAGTCGAACGTGGACCTGTTCGCCCTGCTCACGCGCTTCTTCGACCGCTACGCCGAGTTCATCCTCTCGCCGGCGGGCCTCCCGTACCTGCTCGGCGAGGTGGCGCTGGTCGGCGGTGTGATCGTGCTCTGGCTGGTGGACGGCCGGCCGGGACTCGGCGTCCTCCGGCGACTGCTCTGGCGGATGATCGGTCGGCCGGGGCGGTCGGTGCGGCCCGAGGATCGGTAG